A region from the Silene latifolia isolate original U9 population chromosome 7, ASM4854445v1, whole genome shotgun sequence genome encodes:
- the LOC141590034 gene encoding uncharacterized protein LOC141590034, with the protein MARVVGEFDVEFAYRPGAANRVADALSRRCDLATLHTIAHLSTTTVVTDIRAKAKEHLDQDPMARTKTLALEGKTRKFWVEDGLLFTKGHRIFVPKAAGLRKMLLQECHDTLWAGHPGWQRTLCLLKRSYSAPDEG; encoded by the coding sequence ATGGCAAGAGTTGTTGGCGAGTTCGATGTGGAATTTGCTTACAGGCCAGGAGCCGCAAACAGAGTCGCTGATGCCCTAAGCCGAAGATGTGATTTAGCTACATTACACACGATTGCTCATTTGTCCACCACCACCGTGGTCACAGATATTCGAGCTAAGGCAAAGGAACACCTCGACCAAGACCCAATGGCGAGGACTAAAACATTGGCCTTAGAAGGAAAGACTCGCAAGTTTTGGGTGGAAGATGGGCTTTTATTCACGAAAGGACATCGCATCTTTGTTCCAAAGGCGGCCGGGTTGAGGAAGATGCTTCTACAGGAGTGCCATGATACCTTGTGGGCGGGTCATCCGGGATGGCAGAGAACCTTATGCCTATTGAAGAGAAGTTACTCGGCCCCGGATGAAGGATGA
- the LOC141592121 gene encoding cathepsin B-like protease 2 — protein sequence MAISHLGFSSFLLLLLTSLALVAESSSELKLDSKLLQDSIIHKINANPKAGWKAGVNHQFSNYTVGQFKRILGARSLPESEKVFFPLVSHSRTLSLPNEFDARKTWSQCSTIGKILDQGHCGSCWAFGAVEALSDRFCIHFGMNVSLSVNDLLACCGFLCGSGCNGGTPIYAWRYLKHHGVVTDGCDPYFDNTGCSHPGCEPAYRTPKCVKKCLDGNQLWKESKHFAKSAYRVKSNPQDIMAELYKNGPVEVAFSVYEDFAHYKSGVYKHITGNYLGGHAVKLIGWGTSADGEDYWLLANQWNRSWGDDGYFMIKRGTNECGIEGEVVAGMPSPRNVVKEVGDLDSAHAASI from the exons ATGGCTATTTCTCATCTgggtttttcttcttttcttctcctTTTACTGACATCTCTG GCTCTTGTGGCAGAATCATCCTCTGAGCTCAAGTTGGACTCTAAACTTCTCCAG GATTCTATTATTCATAAAATAAATGCCAATCCAAAGGCTGGATGGAAAGCTGGGGTTAACCATCAATTTTCCAATTATACT GTTGGCCAATTTAAGCGCATCTTGGGTGCTAGATCTCTCCCTGAAAGTGAGAAGGTCTTTTTCCCCCTTGTAAGTCATTCAAGGACCTTGAGCTTGCCAAATGAGTTTGATGCTAGAAAAACCTGGTCCCAATGCAGCACAATTGGCAAAATTCTTGACCAAGGTCACTGCGGCTCTTGTTGGGCATTTGGTGCTGTTGAAGCTTTGTCGGACCGTTTTTGCATTCATTTTGGCATGAACGTCTCGTTATCTGTCAATGATCTCTTGGCTTGCTGTGGATTCTTGTGTGGAAGTGGATGTAATGGTGGGACCCCAATTTATGCCTGGCGATACCTTAAACACCATGGTGTTGTTACAGATGGGTGTGATCCATATTTTGACAACACTGGTTGCTCCCACCCTGGCTGTGAGCCTGCTTATCGTACACCGAAGTGTGTGAAAAAGTGTTTAGATGGCAACCAACTGTGGAAAGAGTCAAAGCATTTTGCCAAAAGTGCATATCGAGTCAAGTCTAACCCACAGGATATCATGGCGGAACTCTACAAGAATGGACCGGTTGAGGTGGCTTTTAGTGTTTATGAG GATTTCGCTCATTACAAGTCAGGAGTTTACAAACATATCACAGGGAACTACTTGGGAGGCCATGCTGTGAAGCTGATAGGATGGGGAACATCGGCTGATGGAGAGGATTATTGG CTTCTTGCGAATCAGTGGAACAGAAGTTGGGGTGAT GATGGATACTTCATGATAAAAAGAGGAACAAATGAATGTGGCATTGAGGGAGAGGTTGTAGCAGGCATGCCATCGCCTAGAAACGTGGTCAAGGAGGTGGGCGACTTAGATTCAGCTCATGCTGCGTCCATATAA
- the LOC141592120 gene encoding uncharacterized protein LOC141592120: MGGVKSSMAAKFAFFPPNPPSYKLIKDERSGLMVLDPYPHRENVDVLKIPTRRGSEIVAMYVRYPMAHSTLLYSHGNAADIGQMYELFIQLSIHLKINIMGYDYSGYGQSTGKPSENNTYADIVAAYKCLEENYGAKQEDIILYGQSVGSGPTLDLATRLPKLRAVVLHSPILSGLRVMYPVKRTYWFDIYKNIDKIPLVRCPVLVIHGTADDVVDFSHGKTLWELSQEKYEPLWLKGGNHCDLEVYPDYIKHLKKFVTTVEKPPSQRHISRKSIDGPENSRKSTDFFEISRKSTDQREKPRKSVDRPPMRLRINEYKASSIDKLEKMNIPFEQLERSRRSVEYERPRKSIEVQFQKPRHSVDWAEARDIIRAS; encoded by the exons ATGGGAGGTGTGAAATCATCAATGGCAGCAAAGTTTGCATTTTTCCCACCAAACCCACCTTCATATAAACTCATTAAAGATGAAAGAAGTGGATTAATGGTGTTAGACCCATACCCACATAGGGAAAACGTCGACGTTTTGAAGATCCCAACAAGAAGAGGTTCCGAAATTGTTGCTATGTATGTCAGATATCCTATGGCTCATTCTACTTTGCTTTATTCACATGGTAATGCTGCTGATATTGGTCAGATGTATGAACTTTTCATTCAATTGAGCATTCATTTGAAGATCAATATCATGGG GTATGATTACTCTGGGTATGGGCAGTCAACTGGAAAG CCGTCTGAGAATAACACATATGCAGATATTGTAGCTGCATATAAGTGTCTTGAAGAGAACTATGGTGCAAAGCAGGAAGACATCATTCTCTATGGCCAATCTGTCGGTAGTGGCCCCACTTTGGATCTTGCTACTCGTTTACCTAAATTGAGAGCGGTTGTTCTGCACAGTCCTATCCTGTCAGGCTTGAGAGTCATGTATCCCGTGAAACGCACATATTGGTTTGATATCTACAAG AACATCGACAAGATCCCCCTCGTGAGGTGTCCTGTTCTCGTAATCCAT GGAACTGCTGATGATGTTGTTGATTTCTCTCATGGTAAAACCCTGTGGGAACTCTCCCAAGAAAAATACGAACCCTTGTGGCTCAAAGGAGGAAATCATTGCGACTTAGAGGTCTACCCTGATTACATCAAACATCTGAAGAAATTTGTAACCACAGTAGAGAAACCGCCCTCTCAAAGGCACATATCAAGAAAAAGTATTGACGGGCCTGAAAATTCACGGAAGAGCACAGACTTTTTCGAGATTTCTAGAAAAAGTACCGATCAAAGGGAAAAACCAAGGAAAAGCGTTGATCGACCACCAATGAGGCTGAGAATCAATGAATACAAGGCAAGTAGTATTGATAAGCTCGAGAAAATGAACATTCCTTTTGAGCAATTGGAGAGATCCCGGAGAAGTGTGGAATATGAGCGACCCCGGAAAAGTATCGAAGTACAGTTTCAGAAGCCTCGACATAGTGTGGATTGGGCAGAAGCTAGAGATATTATACGAGCGAGCTGA